The genomic window CCCACCGTATTTCAGGATACCGACGGAGAAGTGATCAAATCCGGTATCAAGACTTATGGAGAAACGATCCATATTTTTGTAGAAAGAAAGAATTATAAAGGCATCTTTTTACCTGGTTTCGAAAAATGGGAATCCGAGTATAATCCCGGCACCACAGGCTTAAAATATATCGACCATATGGTGGGTAATGTCGAATTGGGTGACATGAATCGATGGGCTACCTATTATGAAAAGGTAATGGGATTTGCCAATCTGATCACCTTTGATGATAAAGACATCTCCACACAATACACAGCGCTGATGAGTAAAGTGATGACCAATGGTAATGGAAGAATAAAATTTCCTATCAATGAACCTGCCAAAGGACTTAAAAAATCTCAGGTAGAGGAATACCTGGATTTTTATGGCGGTGCAGGCTGTCAACACATTGCCGTAGCAACAGATGACATAGTATATACTATATCCGAAATGAGAAAACGCGGAGTAGAATTTCTCCATGTTCCCGGAACATATTATGATACTGTTCCAGCCCGAGTGGGATCTATTGCTGAAGATCTCGCGATTCTCAAATCTCTGGGGATTATGGTAGATCGTGACGAAGACGGATATTTACTCCAAATCTTCACTAAGCCGGTGGAGGATCGACCGACTCTGTTTTTTGAGATTATTCAGCGCAAGGGAGCCAAATCTTTTGGCAAAGGCAATTTCCAGGCATTATTTGAAAGTATAGAAGCTGAACAGGCAAGACGCGGCACACTGTAAAACTATATCAGTACATTTGCTTTTCTCAATGAAGGAGTAAATATGTCGCAGCAACAGAAATCAGAGTCAAATGCCGGAAAAACAAAGAGAGTAATCATTGTAGGAGCCGGATTGGTTGGGTCGCTTTGGGCCGTATACCTTTCCAAAGCCGGTTATCAGGTCAAGGTGTACGAACGACGACCTGACATGAGAAAAGCGAGAATTTCTGCTGGAAAATCCATCAATCTCGCCGTCTCTTATCGCGGTTGGAAAGCTCTGGACGAAATGGGTATAGGCGAGGATATCAGAGAAATTGCCATACCTATGTATGGCCGCAATTTACATCATCCTGACGGAAGCCAAAACTACCAGCCTTATGGTAATCACGGACAGGCGATATATTCTGTGTCCAGAGGAGAGATCAATAAAAAACTGATGGACATCTCATCCTCAAATCAGGATGTCCGCATCCTGTTTGATGAGGAATGTGTTGCGGTAAGGCCTGAAGATGGATATTGCCAGTTTAAAAATACGATCACCGGAGCAATTACTGAGGATCGCGCAGACTTGGTATTTGCAGCAGACGGCGCTTTTTCAGCATGTAGATACCACGGATTACAAAAGAAAGATCGCTTCGATTATTCCCAAAAATATTTGCCTGACGGATACAAAGAGATATTGCTCCCACGCACTGAAGCTGTAGACCAAAAAATGGCAAAGAACACACTGCATATTTGGCCCCGAGGGAGATTTATGCTGATCGCATTGCCCAATTTGGATGGCTCTTATACCTGTACATTATTCATGCCTTTTGAAGATGAAAAATATGGATTCAATCAGCTCACCGATAAAGCTAAAATTATAGAATTTTTTGAGGAAGTATTTCCGGACTTTTATCAGCTCATGCCTTCTGTTGCCGATGATTGGGACAAACATCCACTATCCTCACTGGCAATCATCAGATGTTTTCCATGGACTGACGGGAAGTTGGCTCTACTGGGAGACGCAGCTCATGCGACTGTCCCATTTTTTGGACAAGGGATGAATTGCGGTTTTGAGGATTGTACAATATTGTGGCAACTGATGCAAAGCCATGGACAAGATTGGAGTACTATATTCGAACAATATCAGCTTCTCAGGAAGCCGAACGGTGATGCAGTACAGGATTTGAGTCTCCAGAATTATATTGTGATGCGAGACAAAGTAATGGACCCACATTTTCAGTTGGTTCAGAAATTGGAGAGAAGAATTAATTATTTATATCCTGAATCTTATTTTCCATTGTACAGTATGGTTTCCTTTTCACAAATCGAATATCGCACTGCTCTGGAAAAAGGAAATGAACAAGAAGAACGCATCAGAGACATGATCAAAACTTACAAGATAAACCCTGAAACAAGTGAAAGTGAAATCGACGCTATCATACACCAAAAATTTAAACAAAACTAAAAATTACCACTACCAATTGTCATGACAAATCGAGAGAATTTAATTCAAAAGTTGGACGAAAAATTTCAATCCATCGATCAGCTTACAGATGTGCATCTTGAAGGTCTGTTATTTGCTAAACCGATAACCTACTGGGATTACATAATGACCGATGCCTTGCTCAATTTGCAAGTACAACGAACAAATTTGCCCGATGAAATGGTTTTTGTGATGTATCATCAGGTGAATGAAATTCTTTTCAAAATGATCCTTTGGGAAATCGATCAGGTAAGTAAAAGTGATCAACCCGAAGCCAATTTTTTCATAGAAAAACTCAGGCGAATTTCCAGATATTTTGACATGTTGTCAAGTTCATTTGACATCATGGGCGATGGAATGGAAAAAGCGCAATACATGAAATTCCGCAATACACTGACTCCGGCAAGCGGTTTTCAGAGTGCCCAATACAGGCTTATTGAATTTGCATCTACTGAATTAATCAATCTGATCGATTACAGATTCAGAGCAACGATAGACCGCAATACTCCTTATGAACATGCATATGATCATTTGTATTGGCAAGCAGCCGGTAAAGACCACATCACCGGAAAAAAATCTATTCTGATCAGACTTTTTGAGAAAAAATATAAAGATATGTTTCTGATGAAGATGGAATCATACAATAAAACCAATCTCTATACAAAATATAAAAGTCTGCCGCCAGAAACTCAATCTAACCCGGAGCTTATCAAAATGATGAGACATTACGATTATACGGTAAATATATCGTGGGTGATGGCACATTATCATGCAGCTGAAAAATATATTGGTGGTGGAGAAGCGACAGGAGGTTCGGACTGGCGCAAATACATGTTACCAAAATATCAAAGGAGAATATTCTTTCCGGAATTGTGGAGTGAGGAAGAACTAAAAAATTGGGGAGAGAATGTGTAACAAGAGACTATATCAGCATATGACTAAAATCAGATGAGTGATTTTCTTTGCCTGAAAAATAGTATAAATTTGCAGCCTTTTTAAAGTTTTAATAAAAGATGAAAGAGACCGTAGAATTGCTTTCACCCGCAGGTTCATTTGAATCGCTTAGAGCTGCGATCCAGGGCGGTTGTGATTCTGTATACTTTGGTATAGAACAACTCAATATGAGGGCCCGCTCAGCAAATTTGTTTACCCTGGACGAAATCCCTCAAATCACTGAAATCATCCGGGAAAATAATAAAAAATGCTACTTGACACTGAATACAATCCTCTATGACCATGACCTGAGTGTGATGCGTGACATAGTGGATCGCGCACAAGAATCAGGAGTAAATGCCATCATCGCTTCGGATCATGCTGTAATGAACTACTGCAGAAAAAAAAATATGCCGGTACATATTTCTACTCAAGCAAACATCTCTAATGTGGAAGCGGTAGAATTCTATGCGGTGTATGCGGATGTAATGGTATTGGCAAGAGAGTTGAGTCTGATGCAGGTTAAGGATATGGCCAGAGAGATTCGCCGTAGGGATATCCGTGGCCCAGGTGGTGAATTCGTGAGGTTGGAAATTTTTGCACATGGTGCTTTGTGTATGGCTGTCTCAGGCAAATGTTATCTGAGTCTGCATTCTCATTATGCATCCGCAAACAGAGGTGCATGCGTACAAAATTGTAGGAGATCTTATATCGTCACAGACAAAGAGGAAGGCATAGAGTTTGAGATAGAAAACGAAAACATTATGTCTGCGAAGGATTTGTGCACGATTGATTTTCTTGACAAGATCATTGATTCCGGTACAAGGGTGATTAAAATAGAAGGTAGAGGTAGAGCATCAGAATATGTGTACACCACAACAAAATGTTACAGGGAAGCTTTGGACTCTATTCATGCAGGAACCTACTCCAAAGAAAAAATTGAATCCTGGAAAGTTCAGCTCAGTACTGTTTATAATCGGAGTTTTTGGGATGGATATTACCTGGGGCGAAAGATGGGTGAGTGGAGTGATGCTTATGGATCCAAAGCAACAAAGAAAAAAATATACCTTGCAAAAGGTGTCAAGTATTACGATCAACTTCAGGTAGCAGAATTCCAATGCGAAGCTCACAAAATATCTGTGGGTGATGAAATCATCATCAGCGGACCAACCACCGGCTACATCCAAATGGAGGTGGATGTCATTCATGTGAATCGAACATCTGTACCTACTGCAGAACAAGGACAGAATTTTACGATTCCAATGGCACAAAAAATTCGACCTTCAGATAAATTGTATAAACTCGTAAATTCATAAAAACTATCTGAATGTCATACACCATAATTCAATATAGAGCAAAATGTATAGGCTGTAATGCATGTGTGGAAGCTGCTCCTTCAAGATGGAGAATTTCTCGTAAGGACGGAAAATGCTCCCTCGTCGGTGCTGAATCAAAGAACGGAATTTTCACTACTAAAATACAGGATCAAGAGTATGACGAAAATCGAAGAGCAGCAGACAACTGCCCTGTCCATATTATTCAGATCCATCAAACCAGTAAATAAAAACAAACATGTTCAACTTCAATCAAATCATCAGAGTCACAAAGCATTTTACAATAGACATGGCTCATGCTCTGTATGGTTATGATGGTCCATGCAAGAATATTCATGGGCATACTTACCATTTGGAAGTAACCGTGATGGGCTCACCTATAACTGAACTTGCCGATCCAAAAAATGGTATGGTCATTGATTTTGGTCAATTAAAAAAAATCATACAGGAGAAAATCATCAATAAGTTTGATCATGCGCTAGTCTTAAATGAAAATGCTCCATATGTTACAGCAGAAATATTGACAAATGAATTTGAAAAAGTAATTCTTGTGCCATTCCAGCCTACCTGTGAAAATTTATTGATCCATTTTCTAGAAAACATCAAAGATCAATTTGGAGGTCAAGAGAAGCTCTGTAGAATCGTCTTGAGAGAAACTCCAAGTTCGTTTGCAGAATGGCATGCATCAGATCAACATTAAATCCTTATGAATACATTTTGACAAAAATCAGGTAATAAAAACTAAGGTTTTATTACTTTAAAACAATTTCTGTCTGAGCTGCTGTTTATTACAATAAAATAAATCCCTGAAGGAACCTGTTGAAAATCTACCACGACTTGATTATCCTGAATTCTATCCCGATCCAACTCTGCAAAGATCCTTCCCTGGAGATTTATTAGTTTGATTTGTGTCACAAGGGCATCAACAGAACACTTCAAATAATCACCTACAGGGTTGGGGAAACAGTTGAGCTGAGTAACCGAGTGAACAGTTTTATTTTTTTCCGGAACAGTTTCTTCATTATCAGTTGGAATAGGTATACTATTGCAACAAAACCACTCCTCGTCATAATTCAACTGCCTGTACATTTCATCCGATAAATTACCAAAACGCGAATTGTAACTATTGCCTTCCTCTACTGTTTGTTCTATCAAATTTCCAGCACAATCATAAAAATTTGTTTCGATATTCCGGTATGTATTTTTTGACACATCATAATACGATGTTTTGGTATAAACCAATTTCAATCCCCTGAATTCAACGAAACCTGCATTTGATCTGAACCTCCTTACAATGTGGTCAGGATTAGCGCAAAGTAATGCAGCTAATGTATCCTTTAGCCATGAGGCTTTTAGCATATCTTCCCAATCTAATCCATTACATCTAGCACTGCAAATTTGTATGAATTGATTATCAACAGGAGTATTCTCAAGAATTTTAACGCCAAGAGGGCAGAATAGTACCATGCTCTGATTTAAAGTATCAAATTGGTTAAAGCTTAAGTTCACTTGTCCTATGCGAAGATGTTCCAAATTGGAAATACTCCCCGGAATTTTACCAAAAAAAGAATTATGATCTAATCTCAATGTCTTTAGATCGTGTAGATTTCCAATATATTCAGGAAGTTCTCCTGTAAATTGATTGTCTCCCAGATCCAGATGCTCCAACTCTTTCCAGTTTTTAATTTCTACTGGTAAATTTCCTGTCAAATAATTAGATCTCAAATTGAGTAATTTGATGAAATCGATATTGAAATGTGCCAAATTTCCTTGCAAATTATTGGAACTAACATCTAAACTGTCCAGAGTATTCATTTCTAAATCAGGCAAATTTCCTGTCAGGTTATTTCCATTCAACTGCAATGATCGCACACAACCGAATTTATCCGTTGTGACACCATACCAATCAGAAATTGACGTACCTGACTGCAGCCAATTCAATCTGTTGAACCAGCTGTCACCTGATGTGGCTTGATACAACTTGACCAATTGCAAACTATCCTGTTCTACGTCGCACACTCGCACAGAAATTTCCTTGCTCATCAGGTTTACATCAGGAAACTCAGGGTTAGTTACAATTGAGTAATATCTACCATAATCATCATGATTCAGGTTCTGAAATATAAGCATATTAGAGTGCTTTGAATTCCCGGGAGGAACTGACCAAGGGATGTCATTTTTAATCCACTGATATTGATTGCTATCTATAGATGAATCAATATTAAGATCAATGATTCCCAGCTCATTTTTCTTCCAATAAAATGTTGTATCATGATAAAAAGATAATTGCGGTGAATACAAGAATTTATTTATCTTTTTTGCTTTGTACAAATCTGTAAACGTAAATTGATTATCCTGAATCCTCAACCTACTCAACACAGGGAGTGAATTCAAATTGGGCAGACTATCTGAAAAGCGATTTCCGTTCAGGTATAAAAAGTTTAGAGATGGCAAATCTAAAACCGGAATTTCACCAGACAATCTATTGTTACTTAAATCTAAAAACATCAATGCTTTATTCTCATCAAATGAAGGAATGCTCCCTGAAAGAAGATTGGTACTCACATCGAGATTGCTTACCTTTTTGAGAAAACTAAA from Saprospiraceae bacterium includes these protein-coding regions:
- the hppD gene encoding 4-hydroxyphenylpyruvate dioxygenase; the protein is METKNLTDVKNYSYSEDKIFDKAQDFLPIQGTDYVELYVGNAKQAAHYYKTAFGFQSLAYTGLETGNKEFCSYVLVQDKIRLVLTTPFNPESEISHHIRKHGDGVKIIALWVNDARSAYEETIKRGAESAMEPTVFQDTDGEVIKSGIKTYGETIHIFVERKNYKGIFLPGFEKWESEYNPGTTGLKYIDHMVGNVELGDMNRWATYYEKVMGFANLITFDDKDISTQYTALMSKVMTNGNGRIKFPINEPAKGLKKSQVEEYLDFYGGAGCQHIAVATDDIVYTISEMRKRGVEFLHVPGTYYDTVPARVGSIAEDLAILKSLGIMVDRDEDGYLLQIFTKPVEDRPTLFFEIIQRKGAKSFGKGNFQALFESIEAEQARRGTL
- a CDS encoding FAD-dependent monooxygenase, with translation MSQQQKSESNAGKTKRVIIVGAGLVGSLWAVYLSKAGYQVKVYERRPDMRKARISAGKSINLAVSYRGWKALDEMGIGEDIREIAIPMYGRNLHHPDGSQNYQPYGNHGQAIYSVSRGEINKKLMDISSSNQDVRILFDEECVAVRPEDGYCQFKNTITGAITEDRADLVFAADGAFSACRYHGLQKKDRFDYSQKYLPDGYKEILLPRTEAVDQKMAKNTLHIWPRGRFMLIALPNLDGSYTCTLFMPFEDEKYGFNQLTDKAKIIEFFEEVFPDFYQLMPSVADDWDKHPLSSLAIIRCFPWTDGKLALLGDAAHATVPFFGQGMNCGFEDCTILWQLMQSHGQDWSTIFEQYQLLRKPNGDAVQDLSLQNYIVMRDKVMDPHFQLVQKLERRINYLYPESYFPLYSMVSFSQIEYRTALEKGNEQEERIRDMIKTYKINPETSESEIDAIIHQKFKQN
- a CDS encoding tryptophan 2,3-dioxygenase — translated: MTNRENLIQKLDEKFQSIDQLTDVHLEGLLFAKPITYWDYIMTDALLNLQVQRTNLPDEMVFVMYHQVNEILFKMILWEIDQVSKSDQPEANFFIEKLRRISRYFDMLSSSFDIMGDGMEKAQYMKFRNTLTPASGFQSAQYRLIEFASTELINLIDYRFRATIDRNTPYEHAYDHLYWQAAGKDHITGKKSILIRLFEKKYKDMFLMKMESYNKTNLYTKYKSLPPETQSNPELIKMMRHYDYTVNISWVMAHYHAAEKYIGGGEATGGSDWRKYMLPKYQRRIFFPELWSEEELKNWGENV
- a CDS encoding U32 family peptidase, translating into MKETVELLSPAGSFESLRAAIQGGCDSVYFGIEQLNMRARSANLFTLDEIPQITEIIRENNKKCYLTLNTILYDHDLSVMRDIVDRAQESGVNAIIASDHAVMNYCRKKNMPVHISTQANISNVEAVEFYAVYADVMVLARELSLMQVKDMAREIRRRDIRGPGGEFVRLEIFAHGALCMAVSGKCYLSLHSHYASANRGACVQNCRRSYIVTDKEEGIEFEIENENIMSAKDLCTIDFLDKIIDSGTRVIKIEGRGRASEYVYTTTKCYREALDSIHAGTYSKEKIESWKVQLSTVYNRSFWDGYYLGRKMGEWSDAYGSKATKKKIYLAKGVKYYDQLQVAEFQCEAHKISVGDEIIISGPTTGYIQMEVDVIHVNRTSVPTAEQGQNFTIPMAQKIRPSDKLYKLVNS
- a CDS encoding ferredoxin; the protein is MSYTIIQYRAKCIGCNACVEAAPSRWRISRKDGKCSLVGAESKNGIFTTKIQDQEYDENRRAADNCPVHIIQIHQTSK
- a CDS encoding 6-carboxytetrahydropterin synthase translates to MFNFNQIIRVTKHFTIDMAHALYGYDGPCKNIHGHTYHLEVTVMGSPITELADPKNGMVIDFGQLKKIIQEKIINKFDHALVLNENAPYVTAEILTNEFEKVILVPFQPTCENLLIHFLENIKDQFGGQEKLCRIVLRETPSSFAEWHASDQH
- a CDS encoding T9SS type A sorting domain-containing protein, with protein sequence MHRISISVLNVVGLIFLMSSSNAFGQCDRKTDSLELVKIYNSTVGYNWSSPWPLYKPINQWQGVHLNIDGCVDSLELIVQNLGGPLPDLSFPELKYFEVTHNEHEGPVPQLECPKLKYLELELCSLVGKIPDYQNLKELEFLSLLDNHIEGPIPDFNMPKLEHLLLGRNNIASSIPPFSKLSKLKYLNLNINQFSGELPHFSLPELEVLFLGGNELTGGLINLEGLPNLRKLYAGGNYFSGEIPDFKNLDSLEILDLADNCLTGNMPALAGLKKLTFINVSGNQLSGSIPNFNLPEITALEMNNNYFSGQLPHFSFLKKVSNLDVSTNLLSGSIPSFDENKALMFLDLSNNRLSGEIPVLDLPSLNFLYLNGNRFSDSLPNLNSLPVLSRLRIQDNQFTFTDLYKAKKINKFLYSPQLSFYHDTTFYWKKNELGIIDLNIDSSIDSNQYQWIKNDIPWSVPPGNSKHSNMLIFQNLNHDDYGRYYSIVTNPEFPDVNLMSKEISVRVCDVEQDSLQLVKLYQATSGDSWFNRLNWLQSGTSISDWYGVTTDKFGCVRSLQLNGNNLTGNLPDLEMNTLDSLDVSSNNLQGNLAHFNIDFIKLLNLRSNYLTGNLPVEIKNWKELEHLDLGDNQFTGELPEYIGNLHDLKTLRLDHNSFFGKIPGSISNLEHLRIGQVNLSFNQFDTLNQSMVLFCPLGVKILENTPVDNQFIQICSARCNGLDWEDMLKASWLKDTLAALLCANPDHIVRRFRSNAGFVEFRGLKLVYTKTSYYDVSKNTYRNIETNFYDCAGNLIEQTVEEGNSYNSRFGNLSDEMYRQLNYDEEWFCCNSIPIPTDNEETVPEKNKTVHSVTQLNCFPNPVGDYLKCSVDALVTQIKLINLQGRIFAELDRDRIQDNQVVVDFQQVPSGIYFIVINSSSDRNCFKVIKP